Proteins encoded by one window of Monoglobus pectinilyticus:
- a CDS encoding TM1266 family iron-only hydrogenase system putative regulator yields MENVKKLEDTRIALVGIIVENLDITDKINRIIHDYSDYIVGRMGIPYKNRGVAIISLVIDAPVNIISSLSGKLGMLDDVSVKVQYTKV; encoded by the coding sequence ATGGAAAATGTAAAAAAACTTGAAGATACAAGGATAGCGCTTGTTGGAATTATTGTAGAAAATCTTGATATCACTGATAAAATAAATCGTATAATCCATGATTACAGTGATTATATAGTCGGGAGAATGGGTATACCGTATAAAAACCGCGGTGTGGCTATTATAAGTCTTGTAATTGACGCCCCGGTGAATATAATTTCATCCTTGTCGGGCAAGCTGGGGATGCTTGATGACGTATCTGTCAAGGTTCAGTATACAAAAGTATAA
- the lgt gene encoding prolipoprotein diacylglyceryl transferase: MVNNISFPNLGLNFSINRAAFSIGNVNIYWYGLIIALGMIIALAYGIREFKRCGLKQDDLLNMFLICVPVAIICARLYYVIFSFDQYRDNLLSIFDIRNGGIAVYGSLIGAGIVVLVYCLKKKINLGAVLDILAVGFLIGQAVGRWGNFVNGEAFGTATTLPWAMTIASDGVTYAESVHPTFLYESLWDLAGVIILLVYRKHKGFNGEIFLGYILWYGIGRFWIEGLRTDSLYLGPLRISQVVALMSVFLGLAGIAAGRFLKHKNIKISVGKPKGIEKSSLEEPKDDNDDIDE; this comes from the coding sequence ATGGTAAACAATATTTCTTTCCCCAATTTGGGGCTTAATTTCAGCATAAACCGTGCGGCTTTCAGTATAGGAAATGTTAATATCTACTGGTATGGGCTTATAATAGCGCTGGGAATGATTATTGCTCTTGCTTACGGCATACGCGAATTTAAAAGGTGCGGATTAAAGCAGGACGACCTTTTAAATATGTTTTTGATTTGCGTGCCGGTTGCTATAATATGTGCAAGACTTTATTATGTTATTTTCAGCTTTGACCAATACCGGGACAATCTGCTGAGTATTTTTGATATTAGGAACGGCGGTATAGCAGTTTATGGAAGTTTAATAGGCGCCGGTATTGTGGTGCTTGTATATTGTCTGAAAAAGAAAATAAATTTGGGAGCGGTTTTGGATATTCTTGCTGTCGGATTTTTGATAGGACAGGCAGTAGGGCGCTGGGGCAATTTTGTAAACGGTGAAGCATTTGGAACGGCTACAACACTGCCTTGGGCGATGACGATTGCGTCCGACGGGGTTACATATGCGGAGTCTGTGCACCCTACTTTTCTTTATGAATCATTGTGGGATTTAGCCGGGGTTATCATACTTCTTGTTTACAGAAAACATAAAGGGTTTAACGGAGAGATATTTTTAGGCTACATTCTTTGGTATGGTATTGGAAGATTTTGGATAGAGGGGCTTAGAACCGATTCGCTATACCTAGGTCCGCTTAGAATTTCTCAGGTTGTTGCTCTTATGTCAGTTTTCTTGGGGCTTGCAGGAATAGCCGCCGGGCGGTTTTTAAAACACAAGAATATCAAAATCAGCGTTGGAAAACCGAAAGGGATTGAAAAGAGCAGTCTTGAAGAACCTAAAGACGATAATGATGACATAGATGAGTAA
- the yfmH gene encoding EF-P 5-aminopentanol modification-associated protein YfmH, with the protein MGGYNIERLYSENLDEEMLFATHSSGLRVYVFPKKGFSKYYAIYGTDYGSTDREFVVPGENQTTVVPDGIAHFLEHKMFEQPDGSNAFDSFALTGASSNAFTSFDLTAYLFSCTDKFYENLDILIDFVNHPYFTKENVEKEQGIIGQEIKMYDDDPGWRVFFNTLTALFHNNPVKIDIAGTVDSIAEIDDDVLYKCYNTFYNPGNMILVLAGDIEIQKVLESLDKHISSDRNLGIIERPKIAEPESRVKEFTEQKLVVSQPMFQIGFKDITPFNGGEELLCREISTDIILDILFGKSSDFYMELYSDGLIDSSFGAETELEKRYGFTMIGGESKDPKEVYRRVKEHIKKAQDTGLSHDEIERAKKVAKASLIKVFNSIEAMGNSFIRLLLKGVNPLEYAAAIDSVPDVAVNERLKNHFDLSNCVLSTILPDDSQNEGEK; encoded by the coding sequence ATGGGAGGATACAATATTGAAAGACTGTATAGCGAGAACTTAGACGAGGAAATGCTTTTTGCAACGCACAGCAGCGGGCTTAGAGTTTATGTGTTCCCGAAAAAGGGGTTCAGTAAATATTACGCTATTTATGGAACGGACTATGGATCAACCGATAGAGAGTTTGTTGTTCCGGGAGAGAATCAGACCACTGTAGTGCCTGACGGAATAGCTCATTTTCTTGAGCACAAGATGTTTGAACAGCCTGACGGCAGCAACGCATTTGACAGTTTTGCGCTGACAGGGGCTTCCAGCAATGCGTTTACAAGTTTTGACCTGACAGCTTATTTGTTCAGCTGTACTGATAAGTTTTATGAGAATTTGGATATTTTAATTGATTTTGTAAATCATCCGTATTTTACTAAGGAAAATGTTGAGAAAGAACAAGGAATAATAGGTCAGGAAATAAAAATGTATGACGACGATCCTGGCTGGAGGGTGTTTTTTAACACGCTTACCGCGCTTTTTCATAATAACCCTGTAAAAATAGATATTGCCGGAACTGTTGATAGTATTGCTGAGATTGACGATGACGTTTTATATAAATGCTATAATACTTTTTACAATCCCGGAAATATGATTTTGGTGCTGGCAGGAGATATAGAAATTCAAAAGGTTTTAGAGAGCCTTGATAAGCATATCAGCTCCGACAGAAATTTGGGAATCATTGAAAGACCTAAAATTGCTGAGCCGGAAAGCCGTGTGAAAGAGTTTACTGAGCAGAAGCTGGTTGTATCTCAACCAATGTTTCAGATAGGATTTAAGGATATAACTCCTTTTAACGGCGGAGAAGAGCTTTTGTGCCGTGAAATTTCAACAGATATAATTTTGGATATACTGTTCGGAAAGAGCAGTGATTTCTATATGGAATTATACAGCGATGGATTGATAGACAGCAGTTTTGGGGCTGAAACCGAGCTGGAAAAGCGCTATGGCTTCACAATGATCGGCGGAGAATCCAAAGACCCTAAAGAGGTCTACAGAAGAGTTAAGGAGCATATTAAGAAAGCGCAGGATACGGGACTAAGTCATGATGAAATAGAAAGGGCTAAAAAGGTTGCAAAGGCTTCGCTTATTAAAGTGTTTAACAGTATTGAGGCTATGGGAAATTCATTTATCCGGCTTCTGCTTAAAGGGGTTAATCCACTTGAGTATGCGGCGGCTATAGACTCCGTTCCCGATGTGGCGGTAAACGAGCGCCTTAAAAACCACTTTGATTTGTCAAACTGTGTTTTGTCAACAATTTTGCCGGACGATAGCCAAAATGAGGGGGAGAAATAA
- a CDS encoding Spo0E family sporulation regulatory protein-aspartic acid phosphatase has product MEQDIQVLRQRMAELVKNENLKYDDIYKMKLEMDDIIDKYYFEQI; this is encoded by the coding sequence ATGGAACAGGATATTCAAGTATTGAGACAGCGGATGGCTGAGTTGGTTAAAAATGAGAACCTGAAATATGATGATATATATAAAATGAAACTTGAGATGGATGATATAATCGACAAATACTATTTTGAACAGATATAA
- the hydG gene encoding [FeFe] hydrogenase H-cluster radical SAM maturase HydG: protein MENYKYDVKSSKAEEFINDGEINDTLKYASENKTNRTLIKSIIEKARERKGLNHREAAVLLDCELEDLNQEMFELAREIKQKIYGNRIVMFAPLYLSNYCVNGCVYCPYHAKNKTICRKKLTQEQVRAETIALQDMGHKRLALEAGEDPVNNPLEYILECIDTIYSIKHKNGAIRRVNVNIAATTVENYKRLKDAGIGTYILFQETYNKENYLNLHPTGPKHDYAYHTEAMDRAMQGGIDDVGCGVLFGLNLYRYDFVGLLMHAEHLEAAFGVGPHTISVPRICPADDIDVEDFSNAVSDEIFQKIIAVIRIAVPYTGMIISTRESQKSREKALQLGISQISGASSTSVGGYVEKETDENNTAQFDRSDTRTLDEVLNWLLELGYIPSFCTACYRQGRTGDRFMPLAKSGAIQNCCQPNALLTLKEYLEDYASKDTKIKGDKVIAAEVKKIPNDKVRETTIDYLDKIVHGSRDFRF from the coding sequence ATGGAAAACTATAAGTATGATGTGAAGTCATCAAAGGCAGAGGAATTTATTAATGACGGAGAGATAAACGATACGCTGAAATATGCCTCAGAAAATAAGACAAACAGAACGCTGATTAAATCAATAATTGAAAAAGCAAGGGAAAGAAAGGGACTGAATCACAGGGAAGCCGCTGTTCTTTTGGATTGTGAACTGGAGGACTTAAACCAGGAGATGTTTGAGTTAGCCAGGGAGATAAAACAAAAGATATATGGAAACCGCATAGTTATGTTTGCTCCGCTGTATCTTTCAAATTATTGCGTTAACGGTTGTGTATACTGCCCGTATCATGCAAAAAATAAAACCATATGCCGCAAAAAACTGACACAGGAACAAGTGAGAGCGGAAACGATAGCGCTGCAGGATATGGGTCACAAGCGTTTGGCTTTGGAGGCCGGAGAGGATCCGGTCAACAATCCGCTTGAATATATACTGGAATGTATAGACACCATCTACAGCATAAAACACAAAAATGGTGCTATACGCAGAGTTAATGTGAATATAGCGGCGACTACTGTTGAAAATTATAAGAGGCTGAAAGACGCCGGAATAGGCACATACATATTGTTTCAGGAAACGTATAACAAAGAAAATTACCTGAATCTTCATCCCACCGGTCCTAAACATGATTATGCTTATCATACTGAGGCTATGGACAGAGCTATGCAGGGAGGTATTGATGACGTGGGCTGCGGCGTGCTGTTCGGATTAAATTTGTACAGATATGACTTTGTTGGTCTTCTAATGCATGCCGAGCATCTTGAGGCAGCTTTTGGGGTAGGTCCGCACACTATCAGTGTTCCGAGAATCTGTCCGGCTGATGATATTGACGTTGAAGATTTTTCAAACGCTGTTTCAGATGAGATATTCCAAAAGATAATTGCTGTTATTCGAATTGCAGTACCATATACCGGTATGATTATTTCAACCAGAGAGAGCCAAAAGAGCCGTGAAAAAGCCCTGCAGCTTGGAATTTCACAAATAAGCGGAGCGTCAAGCACCAGCGTTGGGGGATATGTGGAGAAAGAAACTGACGAAAATAACACTGCCCAATTTGACAGAAGCGATACGAGAACACTGGATGAGGTTCTTAACTGGCTGTTGGAGCTTGGATATATACCCAGCTTCTGTACTGCCTGTTATCGTCAGGGCAGAACAGGAGACCGTTTTATGCCTTTGGCAAAATCGGGAGCTATACAGAATTGCTGTCAGCCTAACGCACTTTTGACGCTTAAAGAGTATCTTGAGGATTATGCTTCAAAAGATACCAAAATAAAAGGCGACAAAGTTATTGCCGCTGAAGTTAAGAAAATTCCAAATGATAAGGTTAGAGAAACAACTATTGATTATTTGGATAAGATTGTTCATGGAAGCCGAGATTTTAGATTTTAA